Within Dehalococcoidia bacterium, the genomic segment AGCGGGCGCCATGCCGCGCGTCACAATAAGGATACACCAGCGCCTGCGGTTACGGGCGCGGCCCCCATCCCCCGGCCCCTTCCCCCAATTCTAGGGGAAGGGGAGATCTCAGTTCGGATGATTGAGGCTGAAGGCGCGGCTGAGCAGCTCCCCTCTCCATGGCATGGAGAGGGGCCGGGGGTGAGGCCACGCGCTCAGGGCGCCAGGGGCACCGGCTTGAACAGGTCGCCGACGGACTGGCCGGTGTGGATGTTGTGGATCGCGCGGGCCAGCAGCGGCGCCAGCGACAGCACCTTGATCTTCTCGCGTTGCTTCTCCTCGGGCAGCGGCAGCGTGTCCGTGATCACCAGCTCCTGCAAGGGGCTGGCCTGAATGCGCTCCACCGCGTTGCCGGAGAGCACGCCGTGTGTGACGCCGGCGTAGATCGCGCGGGCGCCGCGCTCGTGCAGGGCGCAGACCGCCTGGAGCAGGGTGCCGCCGGTGAGCACTTCGTCGTCGATGATGATCGCGGTCCGGTCCTTGACCTCGCCGATCACGGTCATGATCTCGGCGTTCTCGTCGTTGCTCACCCGGCGCTTCTCCATCACGGCCAGCGGTGCGTCGAGCCGCGCCGCGACGTTGCGCGCCCGCTTGGAGGCGCCGAGGTCGCTGGCGACGACCACCGGATCGGGCAGGTGTAGCCGCTCGTAGTAATCCACCAGCGTGTACAAGCCGGTCAGCTCGTCCACCGGCACATTGAAGAAGCCCTGAATCTGGCCGGCGTGCAAATCGACCGTGAGCAGGCGGTCGGCGCCGGCCACTTCGAGGAAGTTGGCGATCAGCCGCGCCGTGATCGGCACGCGCGGCTGGTCCTTCTTGTCGCTACGGCCGTAGGCGTAGTAGGGCATCACCACGGTAATGCGGCCGGCCGACGCCCGCTTGAAGGCGTCGATCATAATGAACAGCTCCAGCAGGTGGTCGCTGACCGGCGCGGCCGCGGGTTGGACCACGACGACGTCGCGCTCACGCACGTTCTCCTGGATCTGCACGAAGATGTTGTCGTTGCTGAACTTGTAGACGGCGACGCGGCCCAGCGGCCGGCCCAGGTGGTCGCAGATCGCTCGCGCCAGCGCCTCATGAGCGTTGCCCGAGAAGATACTGAGCTCCTGGTACACCGCGTCCCCCTTCGCGTGGCTCGCGGGCGGCGCCGGCACGCGGCCACAACCGCTCGCACTTTCCGGCGCATTTCAGTGTCACCCATGCCCCGATTAGGGGCTAGAGGTCGGCGGGTGCTTCGCCCGCGGCCGTGCCGTGCGATCGCCACCGCGCCGCCGTTCGTTGACGCATTTCAACGGCCGTCCGTACCATCGATCGCAGAGAGCGCGACGCGCCCGGCCACCGGGCCGCAGGCAGATCGTCGCGGGATTCTTCACCGGTTTTGGGCAAAGGACTCGGTCATCATGAGCAAACTTTCAGAGGCTATCAAACGCACCACGCGGGCCGAAGCGCCGCAGATCGGCTTCGCGCCCGCTCAAACCAAGCCCCGCGCCACGATGTTGCTGGCGGCGCTGATCGGCCCGAACGCGGCCGCGCCCGAAGCGGCCGATGTGCTGCTCATCCAGGGCGCGGCCAAGGCGCCCGCGGCGAACGGCGCAAAGCAGGAGCCCGTGCGCGGCGCCTGGCTGGACGGCGCCGCCGACGCCGTGCAGGCGCGTGAGGGCGGCTTTGATTTCATCGTCTTCAACGGCGACGAGGCGCCCGCCGCCGTGCTGCTTGAAGAGGACGCCGGCCTGGTGATGCAGGCGCCGGACGAGCTGCCCGACAGCCTCTTGCAGGCGTTGCAGTGGCTGCCGATCGACGCGCTGCTGGTGCGCTGGAAAGGCGCGCTCACCGTGCGCCGCCAACTCGAGCTGCAGCGCGTCTCCGGCTTCTCGCGCAAACCGCTCTTCCTCTTCCTCGCCAACGAGCCGGCCGGGCGCGAGCTGGAGGCGCTGCGCGAGGCCGGCGTGGTCGGCATCGTCGTCGACCTCGGCGAAAGCGGCGGGGAGAAGCGTCTCGCCGCCCTGCGCGCCGCGATCGACGGGCTGCGCCCGCGGCCGAAACGCTCGCGCAACGACTCCGGGCTGCTTTCCGTCAACAGTTCGATGCTGACGATGGCCGAGCCGGTACAAGAAGATGACGACGACGATGACGACGAGTGAAGGTGATCGCGCGGGACCGCTGTGCCGCGCCGCCGGTGCGGATGGCCGAGGCCCGCGCACACCTCACCCCGCCGCCCACCTTGACGTGCGCGGAAGGGCCGACTAGTCTGGCCGCACCCGACGCGGCGGCGGGGGTTTCCGCGTACACCCCCTTCGAGGACGGCGTGTGACTGCTACCCGTGAAGACGCCTACCTGCAGATCGGCGAGGTGGCCGAGCGCCTCGGCGTGACGCACCGTACGCTGCGCTTCTACGAGGAGAAGGGCCTGCTGAAGCCGCCCACGCGCATGGAGGGCGGCTTCCGGCTCTACTCCGAGGACGACGTGCGCCGCGTGGAGCGGATCAAGCAACTGCAGCGGCTGCTCAATGTCTCGCTGGCCGAGATCAAGGAGATGGTCGAGGCCGAGGAGCTGAAAAGCCAGATCCGCGCCGAATACCGTCGCGACGCGGACGTGGCCGAGCGCCGTGAGAAGCTGCGTCGCGCCCTCGCCGAGACGGAGAAGCAGTACGCGTTGATCTGCCAGAAGGTCGAGCAGCTGCGCGCGATGCAAGACGAGTACGCGCAGAAGATCGCCAAGTACCACGGCTGGCTGGCGCAGCTCGGCGAAACCGAGCCGGCGAGCAGCGATACGCAGCGGCCCTCGTAACCTGCGCAATCGCGATCCGCGACATCGCTCCCGAGGGCAGGCGTCGCAGCACAGGCTCAGGACGCCCTCCGTCTCCGGGCCGATGCTGTGTTCCCTGTTCCCTATGAAAGCGGGCAGCGGCCGCAGCCGCCCTGTGTGCACCAGTCGCGGGTGAGCGCAAGGGCGCCCTGCGTCGCCGCGGCGCCGCGAAGCAGCGATCGACCGTTCGCCGTGCGAAGCGCCGCCGTGAGCGGCCGCGTCGCGCCGTAGCTTGCCGACGCCGGCAACGCTTCATAGGCGGCGAAAACCGCGGCGGCCAGGTCGGCGTCGGCGCCGTGCGCAGCCAGCAGCCAGGGCAGCACCGCGTTCACCGCCAACTCGATGGCGCGGTCGCGGCCGATGCTGCCGCCCACCTGCAAGGCGGCGAGCAGCGCCTTCGGCCCAGCGGCGAGCAGCGCCGGCCATTCCGGCATGGTGGCGTCCAGCGGCGGACCCGATCGCAGCGACAGCGCCGCCAGGCCGAGCAGCCGCTCGCGCGGGGAGCAGCCGGGACGCTCGCCGCCGGCAAAGACCAAATCTGGGACAGCCGGCGCACCGGCCGCCTGCCAGGCTGCCCACCGGCGAGCAGCGGCGCCGTCTCCGTGATCCGGCCAGAGCGAGAGCTGCGGCTCGAGCAAGCCGGCGGTGCCGAGCAGCAGCCCTTCGACGGCGCACTGTGGATCGCCGGCGCGTGCGGCGACCGCGCGCAGCTCTGCCAGTGGCAGGGCGCGGGCGAGTTGCTCGAACGCCGCGGTGTTGCGCGTCAACCCCAGCGCCCGCGCCAGCGCCACGTAGAGCGCCTCCTCGGCGCCGAGGGCATGGATCCAGGCGCCAAGCGGGGCGGCATGCTCGCGCAGCCGCCGCCGACCGGCTTCACGCAGCACGCCACGCACATGATCGGCGCCAAGGCGCGCCTGCGCCGAATGGCAGGGCTCGCGGTACGGCTCGGGCGACGCCAGCGCCAGCCGGATCTCGCCGGCGCGGCGCTGCACCCACCGGCCGAGCGCAACCGTCGGCACCACGCGGCCGTCCAGCAGCGTTACCGGGCCGCCGTCGTCCTCGAATACCACATGCAGCGCCAGCCGCAGGTACGCCCGGTCCTCGTGATGCCCGTGCCGGCGAAAATCCGACGAGCGCACATGCAGCTCGACGTCTCCCCGGAAAGAAAGCCCGTCCGTACTCTCCCCCTCTTCATGTCCATGGAGAGGGGGCCGGGGGGTGAGGCGAATCACCGCGTCGCGGAAGTCCGGCCCTGGCCCCAGGCCGCGCCGGCCGCGGTAGATGACCTCGACCTCGGCGCCGTCGGCCGTCACCAGCGCCTCCGGCGCCAGCCGCTGCTCCTGCCACAGCCGTGACAGCTCGCGCTCGCGCAGGGCGCCGCGGCGGCGCGCAGCCGGCCTTCGCGGCTCGGCAAGCACGCTGGAGTTCGTCGGCGTCGCGGTCATCTTCCCATCCTGGCCGCGTGGCGATGCAGATGCGCGGTTCCGGGCCAGCGGGTCACGGCGGTTCCTCGCCGGGTTGTGCTCGCGCGGCGTCGGCTTCCTCCTCGCCTGCCGGCTCGCTGGCAGCGACGTAGGCGAAGCCGGCCCGCTCGGCGACAATGCCCAACAGGCGGCGCGCGGCGCCGCGCGGCCGGTACATCCCCGTCTCCCACTCGGAGACCGTCTGCTGGCGCACGCCCAGCTCGTCCGCCAGCCCGCGCTGCGTCAGGCGAAGATGGCGGCGCAAGGCGCGCAGGTCGTCCGCCGCCCAATCGTAATGGCCGCCGGCGCGGTATGGCTGCCGCCGTTCCGCCATACCGTGAACTCTACACGGAACCGTGTACCGCGTCCAGCGATACGGCCGGCCGCGGCGGGCCGCGGCGCCGTCGGCCCATCGCGCGCGGGGGCCGCGGGCATTTCTCGGCAAACGGCTCGCCGGGGCTTGCCTCTCCCGCGCGCGTTGCGTAGGATTTGCCTGTTAGCACTCTGCCAGTGCGAGTGCTAAGCTGTGCAGCGGCATCAACAGAAGCGACACACAACACATGAGGCAGGAGGGTCTCGCTCGTGGCATCCAAGATTGTTCCCCTGGCAGACCGGCTCGTCGTCAAGAACATTCAGGCCGAAGAGACGCTGGCCAGCGGCCTGGTGATCCCGGACACGGCCAAAGAGAAGCCGCAGCAGGGCGAGGTGATCGCCGTCGGTCCCGGCCGCCTGGACGACGACGGCAAGCGTGTGCCGATGGACGTGGTGGTGGGCGACCGCATTCTCTACGCCAAGTACTCCGGCAACGACATCAAGCTCGACCAGGAAGAGCTGCTCGTCCTCTCCGAGAAGGATGTCCTCGCCAAGATCGTGACTGCCTGATCCTGCCCGGCAGCACCGCCCGCGACTCGCAAAGACGCCGCTCCGCCGGCGTCTTTGTCCGCAAAGCCACCGGTGGCGGCGCCGTCGTCTTCCAACCCGCGGCCGCGCGAGCCGATCGCCGATGGCCGTCCGTTTTGAAGTGTTTTGATATGGCCGCGAACCGGCCAGCTTCGGAGAAGCAGTCATGGCCAAGCAATTACTGTTCGACGAGGACGCGCGCCGCGCCCTGAAGAACGGCGTCGACGCCCTCGCCGACGCCGTCAAGATCACGCTCGGCCCGCGCGGCCGTAACGTGGTGCTCGACAAGAAGTTCGGCGCGCCGACGATCACCAACGACGGTGTGACGATCGCCAAGGAGATCGATCTCCAGAACCCCTTCGAAAACATGGGCGCCCAGCTCGCCAAGGAAGTGGCCACCAAGACCAACGATATCGCCGGCGACGGCACCACCACGGCCACCGTGCTCGCCCAGGCGATTGTGCGCGAGGGGCTGCGCAACGTGGCGGCCGGCGCCAACCCGATGATCCTGCGCCGTGGCATCGACCAGGGCGTGCGCGCCGTGGTCGGCGCCATCCGCGACCAGGCGCGGCCCGTCACCGGCAAGGAGCAGATCGCCCAGGTCGCCGGCATCTCGGCCGCCGACCCGGAGATCGGCAATCTGATCGCCGAGGTAATGGAGAAGGTCGGCAAGGATGGCGTGATCACCGTCGAGGAGTCGCGCGGCCTCAAGTACGAGACCGAGTACGTGGAGGGCCTGCAGCTCGACCGCGGCTACGTCTCGCCCTACTTCGTCACCGACACCACGCGCATGGAAGCGGTGATCGACGATCCGTACATCCTGATCACCGACAAGAAGCTGTCGTCGGTGCAGGACGTCCTCGGGCCGCTGGAGAAGATCCTGCAGGTTTCGAAGGACATCGTGATCATCGCCGACGACTGCGACGGCGAGGCGCTGGCCACGCTGGTGGTCAACAAGCTGCGCGGCACGGTCAACATCCTGATCGCCAAGGCGCCCGGCTTCGGCGACCGGCGCAAGGCGATGCTCGAAGACATCGCCATCCTCACCGGCGGCACCTTCATCACCGAGGAGATCGGCCGCAAGCTCGACCAGGTGCAGGTCGAGGATTTCGGCCGCGCCCGCCGCGTCGTGGCGAGCAAAGACGACACGACGATCATTGAAGGCCACGGCTCCGACGAAGCGATCCAGGACCGCATCAAGCAGATCAAGGCGCAGGTGGACGACACCGCCTCCGAGTTCGACCGCGAGAAGCTGCAGGAGCGGCTGGCGAAGCTGGCCGGCGGCGTGGCGGTGATCAAGGTCGGCGCCGCGACCGAGGTCGAGCTGAAGGAGAAGAAGGC encodes:
- a CDS encoding ribose-phosphate pyrophosphokinase, translated to MYQELSIFSGNAHEALARAICDHLGRPLGRVAVYKFSNDNIFVQIQENVRERDVVVVQPAAAPVSDHLLELFIMIDAFKRASAGRITVVMPYYAYGRSDKKDQPRVPITARLIANFLEVAGADRLLTVDLHAGQIQGFFNVPVDELTGLYTLVDYYERLHLPDPVVVASDLGASKRARNVAARLDAPLAVMEKRRVSNDENAEIMTVIGEVKDRTAIIIDDEVLTGGTLLQAVCALHERGARAIYAGVTHGVLSGNAVERIQASPLQELVITDTLPLPEEKQREKIKVLSLAPLLARAIHNIHTGQSVGDLFKPVPLAP
- a CDS encoding DUF2851 family protein, which produces MTATPTNSSVLAEPRRPAARRRGALRERELSRLWQEQRLAPEALVTADGAEVEVIYRGRRGLGPGPDFRDAVIRLTPRPPLHGHEEGESTDGLSFRGDVELHVRSSDFRRHGHHEDRAYLRLALHVVFEDDGGPVTLLDGRVVPTVALGRWVQRRAGEIRLALASPEPYREPCHSAQARLGADHVRGVLREAGRRRLREHAAPLGAWIHALGAEEALYVALARALGLTRNTAAFEQLARALPLAELRAVAARAGDPQCAVEGLLLGTAGLLEPQLSLWPDHGDGAAARRWAAWQAAGAPAVPDLVFAGGERPGCSPRERLLGLAALSLRSGPPLDATMPEWPALLAAGPKALLAALQVGGSIGRDRAIELAVNAVLPWLLAAHGADADLAAAVFAAYEALPASASYGATRPLTAALRTANGRSLLRGAAATQGALALTRDWCTQGGCGRCPLS
- the groL gene encoding chaperonin GroEL (60 kDa chaperone family; promotes refolding of misfolded polypeptides especially under stressful conditions; forms two stacked rings of heptamers to form a barrel-shaped 14mer; ends can be capped by GroES; misfolded proteins enter the barrel where they are refolded when GroES binds), with the protein product MAKQLLFDEDARRALKNGVDALADAVKITLGPRGRNVVLDKKFGAPTITNDGVTIAKEIDLQNPFENMGAQLAKEVATKTNDIAGDGTTTATVLAQAIVREGLRNVAAGANPMILRRGIDQGVRAVVGAIRDQARPVTGKEQIAQVAGISAADPEIGNLIAEVMEKVGKDGVITVEESRGLKYETEYVEGLQLDRGYVSPYFVTDTTRMEAVIDDPYILITDKKLSSVQDVLGPLEKILQVSKDIVIIADDCDGEALATLVVNKLRGTVNILIAKAPGFGDRRKAMLEDIAILTGGTFITEEIGRKLDQVQVEDFGRARRVVASKDDTTIIEGHGSDEAIQDRIKQIKAQVDDTASEFDREKLQERLAKLAGGVAVIKVGAATEVELKEKKARVEDALSATRAAVEEGTVPGGGVAYIRAESALDKVESELKGDEKIGAALLRKALDEPLRLIANNSGKEGNVVVSNVRKNGSGAYGYDALADTYGDLYERGIIDPAKVTRSALENAASIASLVLTTESLVTDIPEPPAPAAPPPPDY
- the groES gene encoding co-chaperone GroES gives rise to the protein MASKIVPLADRLVVKNIQAEETLASGLVIPDTAKEKPQQGEVIAVGPGRLDDDGKRVPMDVVVGDRILYAKYSGNDIKLDQEELLVLSEKDVLAKIVTA
- a CDS encoding MerR family transcriptional regulator, with translation MTATREDAYLQIGEVAERLGVTHRTLRFYEEKGLLKPPTRMEGGFRLYSEDDVRRVERIKQLQRLLNVSLAEIKEMVEAEELKSQIRAEYRRDADVAERREKLRRALAETEKQYALICQKVEQLRAMQDEYAQKIAKYHGWLAQLGETEPASSDTQRPS
- a CDS encoding helix-turn-helix domain-containing protein, which gives rise to MAERRQPYRAGGHYDWAADDLRALRRHLRLTQRGLADELGVRQQTVSEWETGMYRPRGAARRLLGIVAERAGFAYVAASEPAGEEEADAARAQPGEEPP